The window TATAggctctatatatatatatatatactcgTTTATCCAAGCAGACGATTCAATGGGTCAAGACATCTGGAAAAACTAACAGCCTGTTACATCTCCTTTAACATTTGGAAATAATTACCAATAATAATCAACcataaaacaataacatttcCCAACCGTTAAGTGGGAGTTTGGGGTTTTCGACTGAGAAATTGCTGAATATCCCGTTGCAGTTCTTCATTTCGTCTCTGAGCTTCATCTCGGCTTCGTTCTGCATTTCTGAGGCATATTTCCAAAGCTTCCACACGGCGATGCTCTGCCTCCAGAGTAGACTGAAGTTCAATCACAGTGGCCCTCAGCTCCTTCATTTCCTGCTGCATACTGAAAGATACAATAAGATTCAGTGGCTCAGATATAtggccaaaacaaaaccatatCTTAATGCTTCAAAGCGTCTAGAACTATGCCTTTTGGAGGtctgatttttaaaatcagcTTTCTAATACCCATCGGTTAGAAATGTAGCCGTCCATTCATGGTTCAAGCCTAAAGCCCAATGTCCCTTGATTCTacgtatttatattttactttgtggaaaaacagtgtAAGTTTGAGCCTGGAACTTCTCGACTGTGAGGCCAAGTAACCACTTTGCTGTATTGATATAAAATTGTGATATCGATTataacaaaaatgtaatgttaATCGCCACCTGTCAAGACACTGCTGGTTGTCTCTCGTCTCTTCAGTCCTATTGTTGACCTCCTGACTTAAAGGACTCTGTTCCAAGCGCTCAACACTCGTTTGGGCCTGAGCAGGCTTCGAGTCACTGTCAATTGTTTTGGAGTTAGAAGTAGTGGAAGCAGTGTTATACGTTTTGTCTTGCGCTCGGGACTTTACGTCTCCCTCCTTGATTCTGGTTGGTAAGCCTTTTAGAAAAGATCCTGAAGTGCGGAGATCTAGAATCTTAAAGATGTCCTCTGACAACGTCCCACTCTTGTCTTGCACTTGTTCATGCAGGCGACTCCAGTGGTTGATGGCACCAGCCCTTGCCGCCATCCCCGTGAGGGGGCAGTTGAAAGTAGGCAGAGTTTGGGTGCGTTTGCGGGGGCTCCCAGACCAGTTGTCAGAACACAACATGGAATCTTGCAGGACATCAGGAGCACTGAAGTTTCCTCTCAGAGGAGCATGActgtcattttcttccacattGGGAGACTCAGAGAATGAAGTTTCGCCCATCtagaatacaaataataatcatgaaatgaaatggtTTTCTATGTATGCTCTTTTAAACTGGACAGAAATGAATTATAACGGAGTCAGTGCACAACTGTGCCATGCATATTGTCTGGAGCAGTTCAGGGTACATATTTATCTAATTACTTgtcaaaaacataataaaataaaaatacagcatACTCACACAGGGTACCTATATTTAAAATGGATTCATTAGAGCCAAATTTGTGTTTTGCGAATCAAGCTTGGCTGCAACAAGTTCGACAGCTTGTTGTCCTTGTGAGATCAAATTTGAAATCCGAATGGTTTACTTTGAATAATAGCTCAATTGCATTTAACCAGAAAATtccttgaggggaaaaaaagtattttcagaCCTCAGTAGATCCCCAGCCAACAAAGTTGCGAGGCGAGTTCTTCTGGTTCTCGGCTTTGTTggaaggaggggagggaggcaCGTCGTTACATAGTGGAAACAAAGTCTCGTGTTGTCGGATCATCACCGTCATCAACTTCTGGATGTGAGGAGTTgctgagaagaaaataaacccAGATCATTGAGggctcatctttttttcatgaattgAAAGTTATCTTCTCATGGGTGGACATGTGTCTTCGTTCATTttaagatttgttttgttattgtatttgtgCAGCCACCTACTCATGACCACCTGGGTAAAAAAGATTCCTTTATTCGTCCGACACGGGGAAATTCCAGACAATGAGAATCCAACAGATTGAGGCAGGTACTATTTTCCATCCAAGTTCTGGGTTCTCTAAATATACGATAGTTTAGAAACAAAATCAAGCTTAGCATGTCAGTGCCGTCGCACGGTGGACAAGACTTGGTATTTCCTTTTCCTGAACGACAGCTTTAAACTTCCAGGAGTAGATAAAGGTGCCAGgtgccaggccagataattgacttttgggtattttcaaATCTTTCCAGAATGTTTTTCCCCACATTTCTCCTGCCTGTTGTGGGGAACATATATCAACTCTTTATCAGagttttttgaagaatttgaggggtttgtaaaaatatttttgtttgttttgcggaCCTTTGAGATATCcattattgtatttataaacattgaattattctttttttattatttatattgagACACGATATGTCTCAAAAGTATTTcgaatttaatttatttcagaTATTTAAATTCAACAATTATTTcgttagaaaaacaaacagcatctCGGAACCTGTTGAGTATGTAATTTGAGGACTACCTGTATGGGGCAACGAAAGCAAATGGATGGAAATGATCATACCCTCCATGACTGAGATGGGGTCTTCTAACTGTGGTTTGAGCAGGTTGATCCCCATCACTGTGGCCAGGTTCTCCACATTCATTTTGTTGACTTTAGAGTTCAGCTGAACCTCAAATAAGAACCTGCAGAACAATCAGGTACTGTGTTGCACTTGCTGTTTTGACAGATTTAATTGTGGGTGTCATCATGTGTCAGCTCACCGGCAGACATAACTTAGCAGGTTGTAGTTGAGTCTAGGGAGAAGGGCAATCTGTTTCTCTAACTTTTTTGTAACCTGAAAGGACACGTTTTGTTACAGGAGGACACACGAGCTGGGAATGTCATAGTCACAAAATATAAGTAAATCGATGGATGTGCacagaaaatatttaacatCTTGACAAGTAGTAATCTTTCTATTCTGTCTCTTTCCAGAGGTCAAACATACTTCTTCATTGGTAGAATCCAGCGCGCTGATGCAGTCCAAAAAGTCTTGATACTGAGTCCATGGCACCACAGGCTCGGGCAGCTCACGCAAGTACAACTTGAGCAGTGACGCCACTGTGTGGACATCTGTGTCACTGTCAGggaaagcacacacacacaaaactagTTTATATCTTGATTATGTTATCTGCTCTTTGAAAAGGGACGTACGGACGTGTAGAACTGACCCGTAATAGGACTGATTCTCGTGGTATTTTGTTGAAAGCATGTGACAGAAGTTGTCATTAATTTTAGCCCAAAATTTCTTGTGATTGTTGACCCAATATAGTGGCCAATGATGACTGCACAGTAACCAGTCACGGCGTTACACTTAACCACAGACTGCCTAAAGctgtgtggaaaaacaaagcttATCATATTGTGTAACACATGCACGCATCCTCTTTCATACTCAGCCAGAACAGGATGTGGTTTCATCTGCCCCTCAAGTTTCTCTGCAGGTCTCATAAGTGTCCCTGCCTTTTTATACAAGAACTGTTGGTTTCGTCTTTTACCACCTTGTTGAAAAACTGTGATCTGCTGAGTGAGGAAATGATCTCTTTTCTTCCCACTTGTCTAGACCAGCATCTGGCCACTTTTCTCCAAATTAATCCACAGCTTGTTTACATACCAattttgggaaaaacaaaatttttgttgttgcccaCCCAAAGATCACATACTAGAAACACCTCTGGGATGGAGatattggagtgacacagaggtGATGGCTGACCTGGGGAAGGATGGCCTCTCTCCTGCGTCAAAGGCGTTTCTGAATTGTTTGACGCTGTTGTCTTGACCAGGGAGGCGGAAGATGCCCTCCTCATTTAGACCATGTTCTTTGATAAACTCCACACACTTCTGCACCAGTATGGGCACCATCTGCGGTCCAAAACGTTGCTCATACATTGCTGTGTCCTTCAGACTTTTTCCAAACACTACAGggacaaagaaaatatttaacatCTTGATAGACAAGCTAGCTAGTTCAAGTAAGCAAACAAAAgcttattaaaaaactgaCTTGCTTCATTTTGCTATTGCTGAAGCaaagctttattttattacccATGAAGATTTGTGGAttaatatacttttttttctaacaggACTGTTAAGTAATTTGATGCTACCGAACCTCCACTTTGAACACCGATGACTCTGCGCAGGGTTCGGACCCACTCATCCATATCAGTTTGTGAGCTGGCCATGAACACGTGCAGACATCGCTCTTTATCTGCACTTGTACCTGGCGGAAACAGAGATTGACTGACTATTAAATCCATGAATGAGGTAAAATAATTGATCCATCTGTCCGCATGTCTGTGTGGAGTTAGTTACATGACCCTTTTATTTGCATAGATGCAAAAAAGGAGATAAAGGTCACTGATTGGAATATAACTTCTGATCGCATTAACTACCAAGTATTTCTTTAATACAAATCTTACCTGGTATGATTTCAAAGATGAACTTTCCAGGCTCATCTGAGTTTGAGGGGAGTTCATTGACCTTGCTGAACTGAAGCTGGATAAAGCCctagaaacaaaacaaaaaaacaaaacaaaacaaaaacaaactgtaaAAAACAAGGGCATGGATAAAGACTGGAGaattttgtgcaaaaaaaaaaaaccctcaaatATTAATCCAATATatatccatatatatatataatatatatccGTATATCCAATATAAATCCATATAtacataaattaattaaaaacattcagaAGTAAATTCTGAcataatttctacattttaaaattactGTGATTGGTTTATATAGATAAGCTATATAAAATTTCTTACCGTGGTGAATTAGGATATTTTGTCAGCTAATataatcaaaatgattttaaaatatgaattaacattgtgtgaaatgaatatttccatggtatttaaatttttttgagATGCACTTAGCTGTATCAAACAGGCAAAAACAACATATCTGCTGTTgttgacaaacaaaaataatagacCAATATCTTAACAATATGAAAACGCCTCAAATAATGTTTCTATGGTCTATATCAAACATCATTTATTAACATcaagagcaggggtgtcaaactccagtcctcgcagactggagtttgacacaCCCCTCATTTAGAGCAACTTAAATGCTGGAGGGGTTGGCATTGTTGACTTACAGCTTTAAATAGagcaaagaaaaagtaaaaaacacTCATTTCTTACCAGGATGGTCGTTTCACGGTCATCTTTGTGGTAGGTCAAAGTGCTCCCCCTCAGCACAAAGTAGCGCTGGTGCCAGTTCTTCACGAGAGACTTTTGCTGTTTCTTGAGCCAGCCAGATTTCAAAGGCCTCTCCATGGACTTGAAGGAGCGTTGTGAGCCTGGAGTTGGACCTGAACTCCCCTCACCAGTTAGTAAGCTCTTAGAACGCGCTGAACAAAGGAAATAGATGAAGGATGGCAAGATGAATTTTCATGTCACAAAAGTACCAGAAACGTTCGCACTGCTTGACTGCTGCAAAGCGCTTCCTCTTTTTGCGGTGAAAGTGCACCAGCCTCAAAGGGTGGAGAGGCCATTTCTGTTCTATGCTTACACATGAATAGAAACTGCTTCTTTGTGCCAACCAAGTTCCTGTTGGGTTGCCTACACAGTCATGAGCTGTCATGGTTTTGTGGCAATATTATTGCATTTGGACAATACACAAGAAAGGTCAGCTGTATAGAACCGTGCAGTAGCAAAAAGTGACATACTTATTCAGAAGTTAAATCAAAGTTAACTTTTAACATCTTCTGTGTAAGTGTGTGATGCTGTTTTTGGTGCCATAGTTTCAAACGTTCTTGGAGAAATGAGGTCAGGGCTCACACCCAAGTCCAGTAATTGAGTAATGTTTTAATTCACTGGGCCTTGTGGCTCAAAAATAGAGAAGTAGTACACCCCAGGAAACAAGGTGTGTTATTGTAGTTATCCCACTAAcgcaaaaccctaaccctaaaccccaTCATAGTAGGCCTAACTCTTAATCCAATTGAGGATTATCATCAAAATACATAAGAACATATTTAAACGTGGAAAAGAGAAAAGCAAATAGTCAAACAGTAAAGGTTGTTAGCATCACATTCCTATGACCAATAATGCAGTCCTATCTCCGAGACAATTGTAATGCATTTGACCCACCAGGTGGATCTTCAAGAAGTTAGTTTTAGCACAGCTAGACGTTCAAATGATAATGAAGGATGATCTGTCCTGCTGTCAGTGAAGGCAGCACGGCCACCCGCTTACCAATGCGAGCTGTCTCAACTTTGAAGGTGCTGAAATCCCAGTTGCGAGGTAGTTTCAAAGACATACTGTAGTCCACAATTTATAGCGCAAGTCAGTTTAAttttagacacacacacacacagtcatgcACACAGAAGGCAGATATCGCAAATCACACTTCCTGCTTCctgtgtgttcatttttttttcaccatttcaAATGCTTACGTTTCATCAGACTTTGTTTCCATGTACAGACTTGTTTTGTAAAACGTTCTTTCACGGTGATGCATAAAAATGCTcaggtgtttttaaatgacaaataatagAACTATTTAAAATGGTCCTTTTTTGGGGCTTTGAGTCCTACATTTATCATGCTGCTGCACACGTCATACTATATCAGAATCAGAACGCGAGTGACTCATCAATAAGATGCAATTCAACATTGCAATATCAATTATCATCAGATACAATGCTGTATAATCCGGCAGGGAAGTGATTACACAAAGGAAGAGAAACCGGATGGCCAATAGTTTTTGTCTCTTTATTTTCCGACAAGGGAAAGTTACATTTGAGCATAAAGAgtacatttctttctatagaCAAATATACAACACAAAGCACCCCACCATCTAAGAGTAATATAACTCTGATAACTGATTTATAGGAGaaccacaaaataaaatttcctCGAAGGCGAGTGAACAAACtgaggttaaaaaaatgttgcaccACTTTTAATACATTCTTGAAAAGGTCCTGTTTGGCAGAATGATTATTATGGTCCACAATGGCTTTTTGATGCCACACAAATAATTTATCCTAATGCAATCTAGTTATATTAAAGTCTTTATAAGTCTGtataattatttaattgtCATTGTTTAGTCAAATGGTTCTTCTAAACCTCGGCACTTAAGTCCTTtctccctctagtggccgCCTCTAACAAAGACAGcgcttgagaaaaaaaaaacattacagagACACAAATGTTGTACAGGATTACTAATAATAAATAGTAACTATAATCTTAAAGTACCGATGAAAGGACACAACAGTAGTATTTATGTAGTTTCTAATTGCATTGCAACAACAAGAGCACAGAAGAGCCAAGTCAACAAACAGCTCATCGCAAGAAAGCCAGCTTCTCTGCTATCGCAATATCCATTCCTTAAGTAAATAACAGCTTGAAATATTCCCTTAGGGTATACAAAATACTAAAGCACACCAAAAATAGCTTTAAAATCTTATAGGGATAATATAATTTTGAGGTGAGCTGATTTGCGCAAATAAATACTTTATGGATAAACTTACACTTACAGATAGGTGGTTGTCCAATGGAAATTATGAATGACATGTCTCATTACTGACTTACAtttcaagaaataaaaaacatttatcctGCCTAGTTTCAATGTAtcgcaagagaaaaaaaatacttgagCCTGAATTTAAAGCATGTCTTTGAAATACAAACGTGTTTGGAGAACATCACATTAAGGAtgtgacagatttttttttttgtctgggtCATGTGCTGAAAAGATTGACTGCACAATGAGATGGTCATTGAGTGGCATAAGGAAAACGGGACTAAAAAGTGACCTGCATGTTCCTGCTACATTTCTATCTGGTACAAAGTGAATAAACCGATTCAGCATAAGTCTACCTCAGCAAGTGTTCTTAAACACAGCATGTCGAGAATAAATGGACAAACATAATTGAGTGTGATGTGAATAAGAACTGGAAAGGTTCATCTTCAGCTTCATTGATGAACATGATCATGTTGAACATTGCCTGTCAATTGCTGCACCACCACTGATTCATTACTATGACCTGGAATGTCATTAAAGCCTGAACACAACTCACCACCATCTATATTAATATATAGATGGTCTGATATAATGTGAAATCCACTTGTGGACCTTAACCCACACTTATGTACAGAACCTTTCTAAAGATCAATAAAGTATTATAAACACATAATTACTTTATATACTTTTTTGCTGGATTAATTGAAATACGTAAATTGAGTACCATACTAGGTTTGTGACTTTAACTGTGTCCAATtagattgtattttttgagTTATTCACCACAATGCTTTATCAATGGTCAAATCTCCGATAGATAGCAAGTATaaaaatattctatttttcCACAACCATAATTAGAGTGGCAGTAGGAATCCCAACATATAAAACTGGGGGGGAATGTTTAAAACTGTAAAATAATACTCAGTTTTAACGTTCAACATAATTCTTTCACCGTTCAGCTTTTATTGAATGGTAATGAACCTTGACTGCTTGTGTATCGCACCGATTAAAAATTGATGAAAACCTTCACTAGTGTCAAGTTCTCGATATCTGCTCTGGAGTTCGCAGCAAATGGCTCGTAACAGGCAAAAGCAGCCAATGGCAGTGatgaaaagacacaaagaatgTTCCTTTTGTGTCATTGTGAGGAATCATCAGTATTACATGTGGCAGTCAGTGTAACATCATGTTGACTTCACAGATAAAATTACCAGCACAACAAATCTTGAATGtgtaacaaaaaacacaaaaaaaaaaacaagatggttGCGTTCATCCGGTTAATATAGTTTCCGATGAAGTTGGggcataaaaataatacaatgatttgcaaatccttttttaaatgttatatttaatTGTATACACTTCAAAAGCAACATATTTGATGTTCAATAATAAACTATatgaataatatatatatatatattttttttttacaataccAAAAGGGTCAGTTGCTCAAAACTGTGTGAGCAAATAGCCCAACAGTTCTGACAAATCTATGTACGTAAGCAGCAGGGCCGAAAAGCAACATTGTGAACTTCAGCCCCTCAG is drawn from Syngnathus acus chromosome 9, fSynAcu1.2, whole genome shotgun sequence and contains these coding sequences:
- the arhgap25 gene encoding rho GTPase-activating protein 25 isoform X2, producing the protein MERPLKSGWLKKQQKSLVKNWHQRYFVLRGSTLTYHKDDRETTILGFIQLQFSKVNELPSNSDEPGKFIFEIIPGTSADKERCLHVFMASSQTDMDEWVRTLRRVIGVQSGVFGKSLKDTAMYEQRFGPQMVPILVQKCVEFIKEHGLNEEGIFRLPGQDNSVKQFRNAFDAGERPSFPSDTDVHTVASLLKLYLRELPEPVVPWTQYQDFLDCISALDSTNEEVTKKLEKQIALLPRLNYNLLSYVCRFLFEVQLNSKVNKMNVENLATVMGINLLKPQLEDPISVMEATPHIQKLMTVMIRQHETLFPLCNDVPPSPPSNKAENQKNSPRNFVGWGSTEMGETSFSESPNVEENDSHAPLRGNFSAPDVLQDSMLCSDNWSGSPRKRTQTLPTFNCPLTGMAARAGAINHWSRLHEQVQDKSGTLSEDIFKILDLRTSGSFLKGLPTRIKEGDVKSRAQDKTYNTASTTSNSKTIDSDSKPAQAQTSVERLEQSPLSQEVNNRTEETRDNQQCLDSMQQEMKELRATVIELQSTLEAEHRRVEALEICLRNAERSRDEAQRRNEELQRDIQQFLSRKPQTPT
- the arhgap25 gene encoding rho GTPase-activating protein 25 isoform X1, with protein sequence MSLKLPRNWDFSTFKVETARIARSKSLLTGEGSSGPTPGSQRSFKSMERPLKSGWLKKQQKSLVKNWHQRYFVLRGSTLTYHKDDRETTILGFIQLQFSKVNELPSNSDEPGKFIFEIIPGTSADKERCLHVFMASSQTDMDEWVRTLRRVIGVQSGVFGKSLKDTAMYEQRFGPQMVPILVQKCVEFIKEHGLNEEGIFRLPGQDNSVKQFRNAFDAGERPSFPSDTDVHTVASLLKLYLRELPEPVVPWTQYQDFLDCISALDSTNEEVTKKLEKQIALLPRLNYNLLSYVCRFLFEVQLNSKVNKMNVENLATVMGINLLKPQLEDPISVMEATPHIQKLMTVMIRQHETLFPLCNDVPPSPPSNKAENQKNSPRNFVGWGSTEMGETSFSESPNVEENDSHAPLRGNFSAPDVLQDSMLCSDNWSGSPRKRTQTLPTFNCPLTGMAARAGAINHWSRLHEQVQDKSGTLSEDIFKILDLRTSGSFLKGLPTRIKEGDVKSRAQDKTYNTASTTSNSKTIDSDSKPAQAQTSVERLEQSPLSQEVNNRTEETRDNQQCLDSMQQEMKELRATVIELQSTLEAEHRRVEALEICLRNAERSRDEAQRRNEELQRDIQQFLSRKPQTPT